The Nicotiana sylvestris chromosome 6, ASM39365v2, whole genome shotgun sequence genomic sequence ctaaatttgtgtcACATGAGGTgattagagttgctgaaggaatatgacatcactattttgtatcacccgggaaaggccaatgtggtggctgatgctttgagtcactggggcagagagtttggggagtctggcttatttaccagcatcggagaggcctatggcgatggatgttcaggccttagctagccagtttgtgagattggatcttttgaagcccagtcaggttctagcttgcgtgttttctcggtcttccttatttgatcgtatcagggagcgacagtatgatgaccctcatctgcttgtcctcaaggacaaggttcagcacggtgatgccaaagatgtgactattggtgatgatggggtattgaggatgcagggtcggatttgtgtacccaatgttgataggcttcgggagttgattctggaggaggcccatagctcgcggtattccattcatccgggtgtcgcgaagatgtatcaagatttgaggcagcactactggtggaggcggatgaagaaagatatagttggatttgtagctcggtaccttaactgtcagcaggtgaagtatgagcaccagagaccgggtgggttgcttcagcagatagagattccagagtgtaagtgagagcggatcaccatggactttgtagttgggctcccacggattttgagaaagttcgatgctatttgggtgattgtggatcggctgaccaagtccgctcactttattcctgtatgTATTATTTATTCCTCGGAGTGGTTAGtggagatctatattcgggagattgttcgtttgcatggtattccggtttccatcatttcagatagaggtactcagtttacatcacggttctggagagtcgttcagcatgagttgggtactcgggtggaattgagtacaacatttcacccgcagacggacggacagtccgagcgcactattcagattcttgaggatatgctctgtgcatgtgtgattgagtttggagggtcttgggatcagttcttgccattggcggagtttgcttacaacaacaattatcagtccagcattcagatggcattgtatgaggctttatatgggagacagtgtagatctatggcgggttggtttgagccgggtgaggctagattattgggcacagactttgttcaggatgctttggagaaggttaaggcgATTTAGGGTAGACTCCatacagcctagtccagacagaagagttacgcggaccggaaggttcgtgatgtttcctatatggttggagaaaGGGATCTACTtcggtatcgcctatgaagggcgttatgagatttgggaagaaagggaagttgagtccgaggtttattggcccttttgagatattgaggtgtgttggggaagttgattaTGAGCTCACCTTACCTCCCCGTTCGacaggagttcatccgatatttcatgtctCGAtacttcggaggtatcacggtaaTCCTttgcatgtgttggatttcagttcggtccagttggacaaggatctatcttatgttgaggagccagtggcaatattagataggcaggttagaaagctgaggtcaaagaatattacATCGGTAAAGGTTCAACgtcggggtcagccggtcgaggaggcgacctgggagattGAGCAGGATATGcatagccgttaccctcatcttttcactacttcatgtATGTCtatatgctcattcgaggacgagcagatgtttaagtgtaggaggatgtgatgacccgaccgttcgtcttaagaattaatgccccaatcccctattaactgcttttctctagtttatttctactattttgatttgtcgggatgttaggttttgagtttcggagagttttgggacacttagtccctaaatgagagcttaagtgttggaaagttggctatagttggaatagtgtgaagacggcctcggaatggaaattcgatggttccgttagctcgattgggtgattttggagttagggcatgttcggattgtgttttggaggtccgtagctaatttaggcttgaaatgtcgaaagttgaatttttgaagttttcggttcgatagtgagattttgatccgagggtcggaatggaattccggaattTGGAGtatctccgtagtgttgaatgtgatgtgtgtgcaaaatttcaggtcattcggacgaggtttgatagacatttgatcgaaagcgtgtttttagagttttttggaattcttaggcttgaatacgatgaaaaataggtgttttgatgatgtTTTGAGCgctccgaaggttggaacaagtttgaatgaagttatagaatatgttggtaggtttggttgaggtcccgggggcctcaggtgtgtttcggatgctcaacggacaaATTTTGGACTTGAAAAAATTGCAGATTTTCTGTTGTTGTGTTGCAAAGAAaacattcatcgcgttcgcgagagggtctcgcgttcgcatagagcatCTAGGTGAAGCAACTGAAtcatgcttcgcgttcgcgaaggcatggacccgttggtcttcgcgttcgcgacatggtcctcgcgttcgcgtagggtctggtagtgtaagctacgcgttcgcgagtggacctcgCGTTTGCGAAAGATGAAGTTGGTGCATATATTTttttgtgcatcgcattcgcgatagtAGTCTCGAGTTCGCTAAGAAGAACTcgtctgggcagaatataaaatttcgaagtcgagggtttagccatttttgtgaaaactaaagcttgggagcttggatttgagcgaggttttgagggattttcagagatatcgattgggtaatgattcttaactcctttttgcttgtaacccattaatctaaatatgaattcatcatttaattttggaatttgtatgaaaattgggggaaagttcttagaccaagaatttgagttttgattgggaatttgacattggattgggaTAATTTAGGTATGCTTAGACTCGTGAGaatgtgaggattctggaaatgtaaattttacccgatttcgagatgtgggccagaaaggcgttttggttattttacctaatttcgcgtattagcttagaatttctttgtagaatcagttatttgaagtgttatttacattatgtaattgaattgaatagatttgggccatttggagtcgagtactcgtggcaagagcgtggtttcaggttgattttgagctggttcgaggtaagtggctagtcaaaccttgtgtgagggactttccccttaggattgttattgtgataattgaaatgccttgtacgtgaggtgacgagtgcatacttgtgctaattgttgaaaatccggttttcattaagtaactttaattgtgttttccctttctatttattctacttgcacttttaaacctgctgttagttagagaagcatgtctaattgacttaattactttatttgctttaactgcattatttgtattacgtgaagcatgctaggttagaattgtctgtgttaccttgttatgaagttgagtttatttgagtattccttgtgccattattgtgtgttttactttgggactacggtacgacatcctgggagatcccctgtatgcatttacgatttgagctaaagtgcgggataccgagagatccccagcacgtattttgagaataccaagagatcctcgggataccaagagatccctagcatatatggaggataccaagagatccctatcatacattgaggataccaagagatcctcgggataccaagagatccctattaTACATtcaggataccaaaagatccctagcatatatggaggataccgagagatcctcgtgataccaagagatccctatcatacattgaggataccaagagatcctcgcgataccaagagatccctatcatacattgaggataccaagagatcctcgggatactaagagatccctagcatatattgaggataccgagagatcctcgagataccaagagatccctaacatatattgaggataccgagagatcctcgggataccaagagatccctggaatatattgagggtactaagagatcatcgggatactaagagatccccggttatttcctcgtgattgtttttgcctctgtttcagttattgaattcctttttttcctgtattaaattctaaTCGTTAgttttcaattgtactgcttatcttatactgtcatgtcttatattctttattttatatcACTAGGGCcttgacctttctcgtcactacccgaccgaggttaggcttggcacttattgagtactgctgtggtgtactcatgccccttctgcacatgtttttcatgtgcaaatccaggtaatgcgactcagtcctatcaaccttgaggcgaggcgactgctccagtgacttcgaggtatatctgccgcgtccgcagaacgaggagtccctttctattcaagcttttaaacatttttccttctctatctcttttccttgttagatattctggagttagagtactgtgtagtgatccttagcttgtgattcataggtttccgggtcttggaagtatgtattggtggagagttaaatattgtgtatgccgagcggcacttttaaacactgttttatcactcttcattccgttttaatttatttttattccgcactttggtTATCTTCTGTAATTTAGACTTATCCAGTCGTAGAgaactaggtgccgtcacgatggttcacggcgGGCGAATCAGGGTCGTGCCAATATCAAAATGTCCAGTTAAAACataataattttcaaaatatgaaCTTCATATACAATAttggttgggagatcattagcaccgatataccaccgtctttgttagcacggagtccgatcacacccgatcagctaggccgtCTCCCCACGAACAATATGGTTTGACAGGTGATACGAAATAAAGTTGTTACCAAGAGTAGTACCACCATATGCGCAACATGGCGTCTAATCTCCACCCGTTCAGCTAGGCCTCCTCCCCACATATGCCGTGtgggttgacttttccaattcaCAGTTATTACCAAtttcatcccaattaaggggaataataACAATTTCACCAATATTTCAATTCCATCCCAAATAAGGGGAAACAATCACAATGCACCTCTACACTAGCACGTGTAGTTCCATGTGTGGGACTTATGAACCCCCTTCCTCGGTTTGCTAATGACACTCCcaataatatttttaatttggtttGCACATAAAGGTAACATAATTACAAATGTGTTCACCTCAACATATTTTGCATTGTATATACCTTCACTAGTATTTTGACCCAATCACAACAAAAATATTTCCTTGGCACTTTTGGCCTTTCACAAGATTCTTTATTCATATCCCGATggttgtatttcatatttcacatTTTTACTTCTTTTATTTCCAAGGATCACCATCCAATATTAATATATAGAATATTTCGGAAATCATATAACTCAAGTTCATTAGTTATGGAAACTTTAAACACAAAAGGTTTCTTCCCAAAGAGTGGGGCATACCAACCAGTAATAGAAACACACATCATGATCATAAACAATAAATACACCATTTATTCTTACAATTCTCTTTCCCAAAAAGAAAAACGTACAATTTCAACACCTGGGTATATAATGACTCGAATCACACTGATATATTTATAAAGCAAAGCATTTTTTAAAACATCCACATATGGGCATAAATTGAGTACACAAGCTTTTAGGCAATTCTATTTTTGAAGTTATTTATGAACAGTTAAGTCGAGGTTCATTTCATAATCTGTCTCACATCTTCTCATTTCATTGGTATCACTAGTCACAATTATAACTTAAATTCTTGGCACGTCGGCCACACTTTATTTCCCTAATTCACTTATTTCATTTTCAAGCATCCTAACAGATTATCAACAACAAGACATTTTCAATCAAGACTTTAGGCACACATATGAACAATTAAGTGTCTCAAGCATATTGAGTTTTTCTCACACAATTTGGCACACTAGCTTTCATTTGAAACACGACTCAAAGCCATAACATTTTAATACACAAACCACACTCTGAACATATATATTTCGACATAAAGCTCATTCGGAATAGTCAAGTTTATAGGAGATAACTCGGAATATAGAAATTAGGAATCTTGAGCCAACCATATTTGAGCTTACGGGAACATCATGGAATTCGATTctaagagagaaagtttagccaacataccttgtttgagctttccttaagttactacaacgcaCCAACACTTCTAGCAATAATAATCTATAGGAAGATAGCGAAAATCGGTTAATAATTAGAAGGATTCCCATGGTGTAACTCTTAGAAATTTTGTCAAATACCTATCATACAAAATAGGCTACAAGGCTCTAAAATGGTAATCCCTTCTTCCCTCAACCAATTTCAATAAGAAACTATCCAAAATTGTTCATTAATCCCACATACCACAACCTAGTGTCACATGCATGACCTATTTCCAACCCTACACTATATTTGAACTCATGACCTCATGAATGAAAGCTTAGAAGTAGGACTTTCTCTGATGGATGATAATTTAGTGACTAGCTTCCTTGGTTCTTGAAGATTTGTGCAAGATTGGATGATTGGAATGTTAGGTTTTccccttctctctctaaaatgctcttaCCACTCTCTAAACTATCCAGAAATTAGTCCCAAATTAAGCCCCAAAGGCTATTTATCAAATGGGGCCGGGTtatataaaaatagaaaatggaccTTCCGGCTCATGTCTCCGATCGAAAAATGGACTGAATAACAGGTATGTGGCCCGCGAAATGGGCCACGAAAATGATGTCAGGAACTGGGCTGCACTAGACCAGTCTGCGACAGGTCTGCGATCCGCAGACCACTTATGTGACCGTAGAATGGGCCGCATAATCGCCCAACGAAATTTCCTCATCCTAACTCTGCGACAAAAGTGCGAACCACGAAACAAGTATGCGATCATACAATGGACTGCGAAACAACCCTCAAAATTCAACAATATTTCCGCTCAACTTTGCGATGATTATGAGGCCCGCGAAACGGTTTTGCTATCACAAAATAGACTTGCATTCTTCAGCCAAAAAATTTTATCCACTCCTCAGTGTATTCTTCAATCTAAAATGTTCGTGCCACGTCGAGCTTTATTTTTACAACTTATGAACACTTTAACCTAACTCGGCACCACAAAACCTTAAATTCCTTAGCGAAatttttacggggccttacagtGAAATGGGCCACAAAATGGTACTCCAAAATTGGGCACCCCTACCTGGGAATGCGATTGTTATGCGGCCCACAGATATGTTCAGCGGTCGTACAATGCACCACAGACCTGTTCTGTGGTCGCATAATCGACCACAAAATGGCATCCAAACTTGACCAATTTCTGCCTCACTCTGAGGCCATTCTGCGGCCCGCAAAAATGCCTTTTTGCCAAAAaatttccttttctccccagtgCATGTACAACCTAAAATGTCCATACTGCGGTCGCAAGCTCGTCGCGAAGAATCTCTACAATCATGAGCATGTAAGTCTACCTCGGCACCACGAAATCTCGGGTTTAAGGTAAAACATTTtatggggccttacatcctccccctcttaagatcattcatcctcgaatgagggtCAGAGTTCATCATTAGCAACCAAGGTGACTTAATTGCCATACCACACCAGCAGTTCCAAgttttggctaactccctaactttccaaaaatttcgccagagtttcccttgtaactGGGTCTATCCACCTATCAGAGAATCACAGAAACCAATCCTAACCACATAACCACAATACAACAAGGTAAAACAATATGGAAACAACACCGACAACTACTCCATAAACATTGCATTACTAAGAGGGGGGTATCCTTAAAATATGTTGTACGGGGAGAGGTGGGACATAATTTGTAGAAAGTTAGCTCTTAACATCATAGATACAATTACATAGCTATTCAAATAAATTAGGTtacttcttcttcatctcttcctcggcttcccaggTGGCCTCTTTAACCTGTTGGTTTCACCATAGTACTTTTACGAAGGAAAATTCTTTATTTCTTAGCTTCCAGACTTGCCTATCAAGGATGGAAattggaatttcttcataagtCAATTCTTCATTAGTCTTAATAGTCTTAGCTGGTACAATAAGCGATGGATTTCCAACTATTTTCTCCAACATGGACAAATGAAATACTGGGTGCACTAATGACATCTCAGGTGGTAGCTCAAGCTTAtacgccacctgaccaatcctttgAATGATCTTGTACGACCCGACATACCTTAGACTCAATTTCCCTCTTACCAAACCGTATTATACCCTTCATGGTGTaaaccttcaagaatacccaatcatcttttTCGAACTCCAAATCTCTATGACGAATatccgaataggacttttggcaaCTTTGAGTAGTTTTCAACCCTCCTTAATAATCTTAACCTTCTTCATAGCCTAATACACAAGGTCTGGACCTATCAATTCTGCTTTCCCATCTCGAACCACCCAATAAGAGATCTGCATCTctgaccatataaagcctcgaaTGGTGTcatctgaatactagcatgataactgttgttgtaggaaaattcTATGAGCGGAAaatgatcatcccaactacctttgaagtcAAGAACACAAgcgtgcaacatgtcctcaagcgtctgaatagtctgctCTACCTGCCCCTCAGTCTGTGGGTGAAAGGTTATACTAAGATTCACCTaggtacccaaaccttgctgaaatttcttccaaaagcgTGAATTGTGCCCCTCGATTAGAGATAATAGAAActagagtgccatgcaacctgactatttctttgatatacaattgAGTAAATTGTTCAGCTATGTCGGTAGATTTACTGGCAAGAAGTGTGCCAATTTTTTGATCCGACccataatcacccaaatcgaGTCAAACTTACGAGGCGTGCGAGGTAGTCCTACCACAATGTCCATATTAATCATTTTCCACTTCCACATTAGACTTTCTATGTTCTGTGTCAACCCACCGGGCCGTTGGTGTTTGacctttacttgctgacaattcgtacatcttgccacaaagtccgccacattcCTCTTTATGTCATTCCACTAGTAGACTTcattgagatcatgatacatctttgtagagcccaggtgcacggaatacctagaagtgtgagcCTCGGTCATGATTCTTTTCAGAGACCATCTATATTTGGAACATATAGTCTCCCTTGGTACTTTAATGTATCATCTTCCATTCCAAGAGAAAAATCTATTGTCTTAGAatttatgaatcccctccttcaATTGTACCGATTATGGGTCGTTGTATTGATTTTCCTTGATTTCACAACAAAGATGATTTAGCCCAATTTTGCACAATCATCCCTCCATCACTAGAGTCCGCAAGATGAACTCCCAACCTAGACAACCGATGCATCTCCTTGGCCAACGCCCTTTAATATGCCTCCAAGTGAGCCAAACTGCCCATAAATTTCCGGCTAAGAGCATCCCCTACAatattagcctttcccgggtgatacagAATATCGAGGTCGTAATCTTTGAGCAACTCAAGCCATATTCTCTATCTCAGATTCAGTTCCTTATGTCTGAAAATATATTTAATGCTCTTATGGTCTgtgaatacatccacatggaccccatacaaataataatgccaaatcttcaatgcaaatACCACCGCTGCAAGTTCTAAGTCATATGTTAGATAGTTCTTTTCACGATTCTTGAGTTCCCTATAAGCATAAGCTATCACCTTGCCATGTTACATCAATACACACCTAAGTCTGattcttgaagcatcacaatataccacaaaccCATCTGTACCCTCTGGTAGGGTCAACACCGATGCCATAATCAATCTTGATTTCAACTCTTGGAAGCTCCTTTCACAAACatcagaccattggaacttaGCTGCCTTctgcgtcaatttagtcaatggagaggcaagagtggAGAACCCCTCTACAAACTTCCTGTAATGCCCTACTAACCCcaagaaactacgaatctctatTGGAGTTGTAGGTCTAGGACAATTCTTCACAGCTGCAATCTTCTGAGGATCAACCTTAATTCCTTCTCTAGAGACGATATGACCCAAGAATACGACAGATTCCatccaaaattcacattttgaaaaacTTTGCATACAATTGGTGCTGATATAAAGTCTGTTGAGCCACCCTAAGGTGATCTACGTGGTCCTCTCGACTTCGTGAATATacaaggatatcatcaataaacactatcACAAAAGAGTCGAGGAATGACTTGAAAACTCAGTTCATAAGATCTCACTACTAGAAATTGGAGTTATGACAACGCTTTTTATTGCTATGGATCCATAACCGTTCCAATAGGTGTTCCATTTTTACGGTTATAACCGTTACAAATAATTGTTCAAACTATCGGGACACTTAGCAATTGAACAGTTGCAATAGTCTCAATAACCGTtcctatattatatatatatatatatatatatatatatatatatatatatatatatatatatatatatatatatatatatatatatatatatatatatatatatatggcaacGGTTTATATAACCGTAGCAATAGATACATCTATGATAACAGTTGGATGTATTGTTATGGTCATTTTAGTTCCCTCCTTATTTTTCACCAAAAATTTCAGTACCCGCTAAAATAAGGTGGGGCCTATAAATCAGTTAAATAACGCTCCTTATGCAACCATGCCCCTTACAAATTGAAAGTGGTTATTCAGGTGTCCATGCGAATAAATTTGAATTCGCATAAAAAAAATCTCACATTAGGGGAACTTAAGAGACTTTTTCGGTTATGTCTAGAATAATGATAGTGCTTTTGGTATATAAGAGTATCTTATTATAGTGCCTCTGTTGTAGTTGGGCATATCAACTCAATACCAAACTGCAAGTTTGAAGAACTCATACTGTTTGGTACAAGTGGATAATTATTTCGCATATGGTATAACATTTCCAACTCTATTATTTGGATAAGGAATGATTATTGATTCTAATCAGACACATTAGTGATGGACCCTAATGTTTGTTTTCATTTAAATTAAGAAACACATAATTAAGAAGGTGAGAAACTCTTATCCTATATGAATTATCCTACAATAATAATGTTTTGTACTAAATGACCACTTGATGCGTCGGCTATGTACTTGAATCTTGCCAGCATCGCATAGGTGGACATAAAGGTGAAAAAAATAATAACCTGTCAATGTTGTCTAGATAAAGAATGGAACAATCATGGCTTTACATACATATGCATCCTGTATTTGAAATCACAAAGGAGAGTGGCCCCTTGTCAATTTTTGCTTGTGTATTTGCAGAAAACATCTGAAACCAATATCGAGAGTCGAAAAAAGTTAAAGTATCTACACACTACTGGCAAAacaagttttgctcgaatcatcaaggtttgattttttctcttatttttctttaaGTATGAACTTGCTAACTTTGCATGAAAAGATTATTATACTAGTTTTCATGTTACtaggaaaaaaagaaggaaatgaCTGATACTTCGGATACTCTATCAAGTAAGGACATCTTTGTGgctacaagaaaaagaaaacctagtCGAGTATACAAAAGCTCTTATGAGAATACAATTAGTAAAATTGTAAGGAATTTCTAATTTAAAGTTTGTCGTGATTATTTATTTGTTCTTAATTATCGACTTAATTTTATTTACTTAAACTCTGTTCTTTTGCATTTGGTTTGTAGGCTGAAATGGAGAGAATACAATCAACTCAATAAAGTGGAGATGAAAGTGATTCAGTTGACGCATTTGCATCAGTCATGGGACCTGAGCACCCAAGTCAGGCAAGATTGTATGGACGAGGAGTTAACAAGACTgtcttaaaaaagaaaaaaaagagattttggaTCCTCTATAAATGCTACTGATGAGAGAATGGAACAAAAAATGGAGGAAATGTAAGAGAGGATGCAACAAAAATTGCTGGAAAAGCTCAATGCACAAAAGAAAAAATTGTTGGAAGAGCTCAATGCACAAAAAGATGCTATGGAACAAGATATTACGATGAACGTCGTTACACGACTTCAACGTCTCAACCCCGATTTAAGACTTAATCCTGACATGCTAATATTCAGTGCTCGTGCACCTGGCGAAGCTGCTTCTGCACAACAAGGTGCTATTCAACCAATCAGTCGTC encodes the following:
- the LOC138870755 gene encoding uncharacterized mitochondrial protein AtMg00860-like, which encodes MESVVFLGHIVSREGIKVDPQKIAAVKNCPRPTTPIEIRSFLGLVGHYRKFVEGFSTLASPLTKLTQKAAKFQWSDVCERSFQELKSRLIMASVLTLPEGTDGFVVYCDASRIRLRCVLM